From Chlamydiifrater volucris, one genomic window encodes:
- a CDS encoding protease-like activity factor CPAF yields the protein MKLKNFSTALLVALLCSTASVHADGFATKDRVRENARSDLLFLEHLIETKYAPLPWKKFLFDWNLEREVNRCKVKIALQENLTTRYCQSVFAEFLESLNDYHAGVTFYSSEKAYLPFELKISDTGRCFVVSVSKAITNLQVGDEIIEIEGIPILQVIESLRKGRGSLADYAAAVREITFRSAALGQQVPKGLVTIKVRRVSGITRVLMERWRYSPENVVDFSFVYPLAPKEVSIKSSVFPEGRGENKRATVFGTKMVPYFLEELKAQNKIADRSSSFSLGDKNGFLPNLGIPVWQADGEGPFRAYIFGLTDNQGQDRKVGYIRIGTYLWTDLVPEDGKDEPWKNFEAIVSKMDAETDLLIIDQMNNPGGSVFYLYGLVSMLTDRPLNTPMHRLILTQEDVSAASGWLELLEDVYTDEQARVALGEDMEGFCIDVRGAEAMRSYSRSVLSEWQSGRYDLTSPIALLGFDKIHPHPRVNYGKPIIALINEDNYSCADLFAALLKDNERALLVGKTTAGAGGFVCEVTFPNRSGIRRCSLTGSLAVRGDGSFIENVGVAPQIDLGFTEKDLQTGRFTDYINSVLSLAKDLLTQKGEGRSNLGGSPSEEPMEDGRLGA from the coding sequence ATGAAACTGAAAAACTTTTCCACCGCGCTCTTGGTAGCTCTTCTTTGTAGTACGGCTTCAGTGCATGCCGATGGATTCGCTACAAAGGATAGGGTTCGAGAAAACGCTCGCTCTGACTTGTTATTTCTGGAACACCTTATAGAAACTAAGTATGCGCCTTTGCCGTGGAAAAAGTTCTTATTCGATTGGAATTTAGAGAGAGAGGTTAATCGCTGTAAGGTAAAAATTGCTCTTCAAGAGAATCTGACTACAAGATATTGCCAGTCAGTATTTGCAGAATTTTTAGAATCCTTGAATGATTACCACGCTGGTGTCACGTTCTACAGTTCGGAAAAAGCTTATTTGCCTTTTGAGTTAAAAATATCTGACACAGGTAGGTGTTTCGTTGTCAGTGTTTCTAAGGCTATCACTAACCTTCAAGTGGGTGATGAGATTATTGAAATAGAGGGAATTCCTATCCTGCAGGTTATAGAGTCTTTAAGAAAGGGAAGGGGGAGTCTAGCGGATTATGCTGCGGCGGTGAGAGAGATAACTTTCAGGAGCGCTGCGCTAGGTCAGCAAGTGCCTAAAGGTTTAGTAACAATTAAGGTTCGTAGGGTTAGCGGCATAACGAGAGTGTTGATGGAGAGGTGGAGATACTCTCCAGAGAACGTAGTCGATTTTTCTTTTGTTTACCCTTTAGCTCCTAAGGAGGTTTCTATAAAATCCTCCGTCTTTCCAGAGGGGAGGGGTGAAAATAAGAGGGCTACGGTCTTTGGAACCAAGATGGTGCCTTACTTCTTGGAAGAGTTAAAGGCACAAAACAAGATAGCAGATCGTTCTAGCAGTTTCAGTTTAGGTGATAAAAATGGGTTTTTACCAAATTTAGGAATTCCTGTTTGGCAGGCTGATGGTGAGGGTCCGTTTAGGGCTTATATTTTTGGGCTAACAGATAACCAGGGACAAGATCGCAAGGTTGGTTATATTCGTATCGGCACCTACCTTTGGACAGACCTCGTTCCAGAAGATGGCAAAGATGAACCCTGGAAGAATTTTGAAGCAATAGTATCCAAGATGGATGCTGAAACAGATCTTCTTATTATAGATCAAATGAATAACCCTGGAGGTAGTGTTTTTTACCTTTACGGGTTGGTTTCGATGCTCACAGATCGTCCTTTGAATACGCCGATGCACCGGCTTATTTTAACTCAGGAGGATGTGAGCGCTGCCTCTGGCTGGTTAGAGCTACTAGAGGACGTCTACACAGATGAACAAGCTAGAGTTGCTTTGGGTGAGGACATGGAAGGTTTTTGCATAGATGTTCGCGGAGCGGAGGCTATGAGATCTTATTCGCGGTCAGTGCTATCTGAGTGGCAAAGTGGCCGATACGATTTAACATCCCCTATAGCACTTTTAGGTTTTGACAAAATACATCCTCACCCCAGGGTAAATTATGGAAAGCCTATTATAGCTCTGATTAACGAGGATAATTACTCTTGTGCAGATTTATTTGCAGCCTTGCTGAAAGATAATGAAAGGGCTTTGCTTGTGGGGAAAACCACTGCGGGTGCTGGTGGATTTGTTTGTGAGGTTACTTTCCCTAACAGAAGTGGTATAAGAAGATGCTCTCTAACCGGTTCTTTAGCTGTCCGGGGTGATGGGTCTTTCATAGAAAATGTGGGAGTAGCTCCGCAAATTGATTTGGGTTTTACAGAAAAGGATTTACAAACAGGCAGATTCACTGACTACATAAACTCCGTATTATCTTTAGCGAAAGACTTATTGACACAAAAAGGGGAGGGCCGGTCTAATCTAGGGGGATCTCCGTCCGAAGAGCCCATGGAAGATGGGAGACTGGGGGCTTAG
- a CDS encoding SycD/LcrH family type III secretion system chaperone: protein MKALSLLLERISQQTKEVFPFPDNLEEYLQDFFPDPTVGLDTYQKIFNVSDEELELIYKEAYQAYLDRNYPESTLTFRWLIFFNPFISKFWFSLGASLQMEKNFEKAIHAYAVTAIFRNKDPYPHYYAHICYKLLNVEPEATKALNMAWIRATTPRYRELREEILAIKRSSESSKNELW, encoded by the coding sequence ATGAAAGCTCTTTCTCTCTTGTTGGAAAGGATCTCTCAACAAACAAAAGAGGTCTTCCCGTTCCCTGATAATCTGGAAGAATATCTCCAGGACTTTTTCCCTGACCCTACCGTAGGTTTAGACACATATCAAAAAATATTTAATGTCTCCGACGAAGAGCTCGAGTTGATTTATAAAGAAGCTTACCAGGCGTATTTGGATCGCAATTACCCCGAAAGCACTCTAACTTTTAGATGGCTAATCTTTTTTAATCCCTTCATATCTAAGTTTTGGTTTTCTTTGGGTGCTTCTCTGCAAATGGAAAAGAATTTTGAGAAAGCTATCCATGCTTATGCCGTTACAGCTATTTTCAGAAATAAAGATCCCTATCCTCATTACTATGCTCACATATGTTACAAACTACTCAACGTAGAACCAGAGGCTACTAAAGCTTTAAATATGGCTTGGATCCGAGCTACTACCCCGAGGTACAGAGAGCTAAGAGAGGAAATTTTAGCCATTAAGCGTTCTTCAGAATCTTCCAAAAATGAACTTTGGTAG
- a CDS encoding DUF2608 domain-containing protein has protein sequence MSSSPKRSLFLAFTLSFLINIGFGNSSDGRFVYVKEIKGNHLISIKFLNEISEEVLFSDEKTLVIVGLDNTLFQGAEALSHKDWFTATIIGFTELGLSKEEAWHVVYPYWVEYQKKGSVKLIENVSKTMISRLLEQGKTVLAYTNKAMENRDLVKNQLDSVAVSFYPTPTAFIPEHDSSTSFTEKFLDKASLSTGLSFGVLFAANRTSSADFQKILLFLKEQLAKRPFEKIIFLNDDSQIATAFNQACKNLDIPSLSVTYTALRYQPKIYSPELSKIQHTFTEKLLSNDAAALLLRNNFTS, from the coding sequence ATGAGCAGCTCACCGAAAAGATCCCTTTTTTTGGCATTTACGTTGAGTTTCTTAATAAATATAGGTTTCGGAAACTCTTCTGATGGCAGGTTTGTCTACGTAAAGGAAATCAAAGGCAACCATCTGATTTCCATTAAATTTCTAAATGAAATATCTGAAGAGGTCCTCTTTTCTGATGAAAAAACTTTAGTAATCGTGGGGCTAGACAATACTTTATTTCAAGGTGCAGAAGCTTTGTCACATAAAGACTGGTTCACAGCTACTATCATTGGATTTACGGAATTGGGACTATCCAAAGAGGAAGCTTGGCATGTTGTTTACCCCTATTGGGTGGAATATCAAAAAAAAGGATCCGTGAAACTTATAGAAAATGTATCTAAAACAATGATTTCTAGACTGTTAGAGCAAGGTAAAACTGTGTTAGCATACACTAATAAGGCAATGGAAAATAGAGATCTTGTAAAGAATCAGCTAGACTCTGTTGCCGTTAGCTTTTATCCAACTCCCACAGCTTTTATACCAGAACATGACTCCTCAACTTCTTTTACTGAAAAGTTCTTAGATAAAGCATCCCTAAGCACTGGCCTTTCCTTCGGAGTTCTATTTGCGGCAAACAGAACCTCTTCTGCTGACTTTCAAAAAATCCTGCTTTTTTTAAAAGAACAACTAGCAAAAAGGCCTTTTGAAAAAATCATTTTTTTAAATGACGACAGCCAGATTGCAACTGCTTTTAATCAGGCTTGTAAGAATTTAGATATACCTTCTTTAAGCGTGACTTACACTGCTTTGCGTTACCAGCCCAAAATCTATTCTCCAGAGTTGTCAAAAATTCAGCACACTTTCACGGAAAAATTACTGAGTAACGATGCTGCAGCGTTACTCCTTCGAAATAACTTCACTTCCTAA
- the xerD gene encoding site-specific tyrosine recombinase XerD encodes MLSSFETFLKIDRGLSLNTVSAYLRDISLFLENSKIQSCRDITQQTVTDFSDFLHSKGEAETSITRRLIALKVFFQFLKEFELLKQVPTIEHPKIWRKLPSVLNKNEVDTLLEAPSYKSIKNFKDSYCSARDRAILYLMYSTGIRVSELCNLKLGDVNDEFIRVLGKGSKSRLVPLGQKASQAVDDYLVHFRDFLKEKKGSSEYLFLSFRGERLNRTTIWKNIRAYARLSGINKKISPHSLRHAFATHLLDNKADLRVIQEMLGHACISSTEIYTHISKESLTEKFKAFHPRNNG; translated from the coding sequence ATGCTTTCATCATTTGAGACTTTTCTAAAAATAGATCGAGGGTTGTCCCTCAACACCGTATCAGCCTACCTAAGAGACATCTCCCTATTTTTAGAAAATTCTAAAATTCAATCTTGCCGCGACATTACTCAACAAACAGTCACGGATTTTTCAGATTTCCTTCACTCTAAAGGCGAAGCTGAAACCTCGATCACCCGACGACTTATTGCTCTAAAGGTCTTTTTCCAGTTTTTAAAGGAGTTTGAACTTTTAAAACAAGTCCCCACAATTGAACACCCAAAAATTTGGAGAAAACTTCCTTCCGTGCTCAATAAAAATGAAGTCGACACATTATTAGAGGCACCCTCCTATAAGTCCATCAAAAACTTCAAAGACTCCTACTGCTCTGCCAGAGATCGAGCTATTTTATACCTCATGTATTCCACAGGAATAAGAGTATCTGAGCTTTGCAATCTAAAATTGGGAGATGTTAATGATGAATTCATACGAGTGCTAGGGAAAGGTTCTAAATCCCGGCTCGTTCCTTTAGGCCAAAAGGCTTCACAAGCTGTCGATGATTATTTGGTTCATTTTAGAGATTTTCTCAAGGAGAAAAAGGGATCCAGCGAGTATTTGTTTCTTTCTTTCAGAGGAGAGAGGCTTAATAGAACCACTATCTGGAAAAACATCCGAGCTTATGCCAGGCTCTCCGGAATAAACAAAAAGATCTCACCACACTCTCTGAGACACGCTTTCGCCACACACCTTCTGGACAACAAGGCTGATCTTCGGGTTATTCAAGAAATGCTGGGACATGCATGCATCTCTTCTACAGAAATTTACACACATATTTCAAAAGAAAGCCTCACCGAAAAATTTAAAGCCTTCCACCCACGAAATAACGGCTAA
- a CDS encoding malate dehydrogenase: MADASLVKVAVTGGTGQIAYAFLFSLVNGDVFGKNCEIDLRVYDVPGTEKVLSGVRMELDDGAYPLMRSLRVCTDLEDAFDSIDAAFLIGAAPRNASMERSDLLKVNGGIFALQGSVLNTCANKNAKIFVVGNPANTNCLIAMKNAPSLDRRNFHSMLRLDQNRMHAMLSHRAGVSIRDVERVIVWGNHSAKQVPDFTLATIKGRPAAEYIGDRDWLENVMIPSVQRRGTAVIEARGRSSAASAARALVNAAAEIFQPVGGRWFSSGVCSDHNPYGISEDLIFGFPCRMKADGDYEIIADLQLDQFIQTKLRVVQEELLEEKAGIASL, from the coding sequence ATGGCGGATGCATCTTTGGTGAAAGTAGCTGTTACTGGTGGAACAGGGCAGATAGCTTATGCGTTTTTGTTTTCTTTAGTTAACGGAGACGTTTTTGGAAAGAATTGCGAAATTGATTTGAGGGTTTATGATGTTCCTGGCACAGAAAAAGTTCTTTCGGGAGTCCGGATGGAACTAGATGATGGTGCCTATCCTTTGATGAGATCTCTCCGGGTTTGTACCGATTTAGAGGATGCATTTGATAGTATTGATGCGGCGTTTCTTATCGGAGCTGCGCCTAGGAATGCTTCAATGGAAAGATCGGATCTTCTAAAGGTCAATGGGGGAATTTTTGCCTTGCAGGGATCTGTCTTGAACACTTGTGCTAACAAGAATGCGAAGATATTCGTTGTTGGAAACCCAGCAAATACCAATTGCTTAATAGCCATGAAAAATGCCCCCTCCCTGGATAGGAGGAATTTCCATTCCATGCTGCGTCTAGATCAAAATCGTATGCACGCTATGTTGAGCCATAGAGCAGGAGTTTCTATTCGTGATGTAGAGAGGGTCATTGTCTGGGGAAATCATTCAGCTAAACAGGTTCCAGATTTTACTTTGGCTACAATCAAAGGGCGTCCTGCAGCAGAATACATAGGAGATAGGGACTGGCTAGAAAATGTAATGATTCCCTCGGTGCAAAGGAGAGGTACGGCGGTTATAGAAGCGAGAGGACGTTCTTCGGCGGCCTCTGCAGCTAGGGCATTGGTCAATGCTGCAGCGGAGATTTTCCAACCTGTTGGGGGTAGATGGTTTTCTTCTGGTGTTTGCTCTGATCATAATCCTTATGGTATATCTGAGGACCTCATATTTGGGTTTCCTTGTCGAATGAAAGCCGATGGAGATTACGAGATTATAGCGGACCTTCAACTGGATCAGTTTATTCAAACAAAATTGCGAGTAGTTCAAGAGGAACTATTGGAAGAAAAAGCTGGTATAGCTTCTTTATAG
- a CDS encoding SAM-dependent methyltransferase: MLLQVRNFLGFFLRSAVDKVALCSSLYWSRPSLFFYDLIVLFYSFFYNPYTKLNKRSAGSVLRRGEFYGETPWRALDKICKEFGISSKDSIADLGSGLGKVCFWFSQVVGCKRVTGIDREESFLSFARKVGQLISSKLFCGGRLRYLLGDFTSQSFVDYSCVYFYGTSFSPQTIRKLIRALKSLPESACVISVSYPLTDFLEGKELFFVEKFIKVSFPWGKTEVFKNVRK; this comes from the coding sequence GTGTTGCTGCAAGTAAGGAATTTCTTAGGGTTTTTTCTTAGGTCGGCCGTGGATAAGGTAGCGCTTTGTTCCTCTTTGTATTGGTCGCGTCCTTCTTTGTTTTTTTACGACCTGATTGTTCTTTTCTATTCTTTCTTTTATAACCCCTATACAAAGTTGAACAAAAGGTCTGCTGGGTCTGTTCTGCGTAGAGGAGAATTTTATGGAGAAACTCCCTGGCGAGCATTGGACAAAATATGTAAGGAATTCGGAATCTCTTCAAAGGACTCTATTGCGGATCTTGGATCAGGACTAGGTAAAGTTTGCTTTTGGTTTTCTCAAGTTGTTGGGTGTAAAAGAGTCACCGGGATTGACAGGGAAGAGAGTTTTCTGTCTTTTGCGAGAAAAGTAGGACAGCTCATTTCTTCCAAACTATTTTGTGGAGGTAGACTGAGATATTTACTTGGAGATTTTACAAGCCAGTCTTTTGTCGATTATTCTTGTGTATATTTCTACGGAACGTCTTTTTCTCCACAAACTATACGAAAACTTATCAGAGCCCTAAAAAGCTTGCCAGAGAGTGCCTGCGTAATATCCGTGAGCTACCCTTTGACAGATTTTCTTGAAGGAAAGGAATTGTTTTTTGTTGAAAAATTCATCAAAGTTTCCTTTCCTTGGGGAAAAACTGAGGTATTCAAGAATGTTCGAAAGTGA
- a CDS encoding glucose-6-phosphate isomerase, producing the protein MKDNEKFLSSRSIPLLHELSKSPFNLNHEGVLTPDRFLRYSMSAAGLFYCYALERIDDSVIENLRNLGEERGIVSQMRSMQSGDVVNVIKGFPSENRPALHTAMRGWVSSEISKEIQSSLAKEMMEKAKREFYKLESFLNSIGNNYSTLVQVGIGGSELGPHALYQALSYPGQKRFVRFVSNVDPDSVTATFSDLDLQSTLVVVVSKSGSTLETATNEMFIRSLFKEANLDPNKHFIAVTNEGSPMDDPKRYLKVFYMWDCVGGRYSATSMVGGVALSFAFGSGIFKEILCGAADMDLNALEGLPKNLPAIAALLGIWNRNFLRYSTVAIIPYSEALLRFPAHLQQCTMESNGKGIDKFGDKVTFQTSPVIWGEAGTNSQHSFFQMIHQGTEIVPVEFIGFRSCRYGKDPFSEGTSSQQKLCANLLAQALALAKGEKSDNPNRQFDGNRPSSLLLADIVDAKTLGALLAFYEHKIVFQGFCWGINSFDQEGVSLGKRLADSFLGKMAGNSQEVPSEVSALLDVFDKQKRL; encoded by the coding sequence ATGAAAGACAATGAAAAGTTTTTATCGTCTAGGTCCATTCCACTTCTTCATGAATTATCAAAATCTCCTTTTAATCTAAACCATGAAGGAGTGCTCACTCCCGATAGATTCCTTAGGTATAGTATGTCGGCTGCAGGTCTCTTTTATTGCTATGCTTTAGAGAGAATAGATGACTCTGTGATTGAAAATTTAAGAAATTTAGGAGAAGAAAGAGGGATAGTTTCTCAAATGCGTTCTATGCAGTCGGGAGATGTTGTCAACGTAATCAAAGGTTTTCCTAGCGAGAATCGTCCTGCGTTACACACAGCAATGCGAGGATGGGTGTCTTCAGAAATATCTAAAGAGATACAGTCTTCACTGGCTAAAGAAATGATGGAAAAAGCGAAAAGAGAATTTTATAAATTAGAATCTTTCTTAAATTCCATTGGCAACAATTATTCCACTTTAGTTCAGGTCGGTATTGGAGGGTCTGAACTAGGCCCTCACGCCCTGTATCAAGCTCTTTCTTATCCGGGACAGAAACGTTTTGTTCGGTTTGTTTCTAACGTTGACCCAGATTCTGTGACGGCAACTTTTTCTGATTTGGATTTGCAGTCTACCTTAGTTGTTGTTGTTTCAAAGTCTGGTAGCACTTTAGAAACAGCAACTAATGAAATGTTTATTCGATCTTTGTTTAAGGAAGCAAATTTAGATCCCAATAAACACTTTATAGCTGTTACTAACGAAGGTAGTCCTATGGATGATCCTAAACGTTATTTGAAAGTTTTTTATATGTGGGATTGCGTTGGTGGACGGTATTCAGCAACCTCTATGGTTGGTGGTGTGGCCCTGTCTTTTGCCTTTGGGTCTGGAATTTTCAAGGAAATTTTATGTGGAGCTGCGGATATGGATCTCAATGCTCTTGAGGGTTTGCCAAAAAATTTACCCGCTATTGCGGCCCTTTTGGGCATATGGAATAGAAATTTTTTGCGGTATTCCACAGTGGCTATAATTCCTTATTCTGAGGCTTTGTTGAGGTTTCCTGCGCATTTACAGCAGTGTACCATGGAATCTAATGGAAAGGGGATAGACAAATTTGGGGATAAGGTAACCTTTCAAACTTCTCCTGTGATATGGGGAGAGGCTGGAACAAATAGTCAACACTCTTTTTTTCAAATGATTCATCAAGGAACGGAAATAGTTCCTGTAGAGTTTATAGGGTTCCGTAGCTGTCGTTATGGAAAGGATCCTTTTTCTGAAGGAACCTCTTCTCAGCAAAAATTGTGTGCTAATTTGTTAGCACAGGCTTTGGCATTAGCTAAGGGGGAAAAATCAGATAATCCTAATAGACAATTTGATGGGAATAGACCATCTTCATTATTGCTGGCAGATATTGTTGATGCAAAGACTTTAGGGGCGTTGTTAGCTTTCTATGAACACAAAATAGTCTTCCAAGGTTTTTGTTGGGGGATTAATTCCTTTGATCAAGAAGGGGTTTCATTGGGAAAACGTTTGGCTGATAGTTTCTTAGGAAAGATGGCAGGAAATTCTCAGGAAGTCCCATCAGAAGTAAGTGCGCTTTTGGATGTTTTTGATAAGCAAAAACGTCTTTAG
- a CDS encoding NAD(P)/FAD-dependent oxidoreductase — MHIAVLGAGYAGLSLAWHLLLHSQGTAAIDLFDPIPIGEGTSGMSSGLLHAFTGRKALKPYRANDALVSAHYLITETSKVLGHSLVLSSGIVRPASDDEQNSLFQKRVEEFPRELEWWEKSRCELEIPGIVIPENSGALFIKDGITVNNEAYMQGLWAACSNLGTQFYDEIIENISDIEEFYDHIVVAPGANWDILPETKDIPLNKVKGQLLKVELPKSFQAPKYSINAHKYMVAHASDGTYTLGATFEHNLADETPNQEVAYNEIFPSLLPLFPQLKEAQIVGCSSGMRVSSPTRKPIVAHLKEKLWFVGGFGSKGLLYHGLVGDMLAKALLARSTAYIDKEFLFSVSA, encoded by the coding sequence ATGCATATCGCCGTACTGGGGGCTGGTTATGCTGGACTATCCCTGGCCTGGCACCTTTTGTTACACTCCCAGGGAACTGCTGCTATAGATCTTTTTGATCCAATCCCTATTGGAGAAGGGACTTCAGGTATGTCTTCAGGCTTGTTACATGCCTTCACTGGGCGAAAAGCTCTAAAACCATATAGGGCTAATGATGCGCTCGTTTCTGCTCATTATCTCATTACTGAAACAAGCAAAGTTCTAGGACACTCTCTTGTCTTGTCCTCTGGAATCGTCAGACCTGCTTCAGATGATGAGCAAAATTCTCTCTTCCAAAAACGAGTAGAAGAATTCCCTAGAGAGTTGGAATGGTGGGAAAAATCTCGATGTGAATTGGAAATTCCGGGTATAGTTATCCCGGAGAACAGTGGGGCCTTGTTCATCAAAGATGGTATCACGGTAAATAACGAAGCCTACATGCAGGGCCTCTGGGCAGCCTGCTCTAATTTGGGCACGCAATTTTATGATGAAATTATAGAAAATATTTCTGATATTGAGGAATTTTATGATCACATTGTAGTAGCTCCTGGAGCCAATTGGGATATTCTTCCTGAAACGAAAGATATTCCTCTAAACAAAGTAAAAGGACAACTTTTAAAAGTAGAGTTACCTAAAAGTTTCCAAGCTCCCAAATATAGCATAAACGCTCATAAGTACATGGTTGCCCACGCCTCCGATGGAACTTATACACTAGGAGCAACTTTCGAACATAACCTTGCCGATGAAACCCCTAATCAAGAAGTTGCATACAACGAAATTTTTCCATCTCTCCTCCCCCTATTCCCTCAACTTAAAGAGGCGCAAATCGTCGGATGCTCGTCTGGAATGAGGGTCTCTAGCCCTACAAGGAAGCCCATAGTGGCCCACCTTAAAGAAAAACTCTGGTTCGTTGGAGGGTTCGGTTCCAAAGGCCTCCTTTATCACGGGTTAGTCGGGGACATGTTAGCAAAAGCTCTCTTAGCAAGATCTACTGCTTACATCGACAAGGAATTTCTTTTTTCTGTATCTGCGTAG
- the ispH gene encoding 4-hydroxy-3-methylbut-2-enyl diphosphate reductase, giving the protein MPRVILCNPRGFCSGVVRAVDTVRVALEKWGAPIYVKHEIVHNAHVVSSLREQGVVFVEDLSEVPEGEKVIFSAHGVPPSVREEAAARSLLTIDATCSLVTKVHSAVKQYASKGYKIVLVGHRNHVEVIGIKGEASDSVFVVETVDDVNNLTFSDADSLFYITQTTLSLDDVASITKRLVERFPSIITLPSSSVCYATTNRQQALRSVLPRVRFAIIIGDRTSSNSTRLYELAVRRGVAAAFVNDPKEISLDMVSHGGDIVVTSGASTPEKIVQECVKELLKLNPGFEIEEDVFIQENVSFGLPRELSKFSVGSSL; this is encoded by the coding sequence ATGCCTAGAGTTATCTTGTGTAACCCAAGGGGGTTTTGTTCTGGGGTTGTTCGAGCTGTGGATACGGTGAGGGTCGCCCTGGAAAAGTGGGGAGCTCCTATCTACGTGAAGCATGAAATTGTGCATAACGCGCATGTTGTCTCTTCTCTTAGGGAGCAGGGTGTGGTTTTTGTGGAGGATTTGTCAGAAGTTCCTGAGGGGGAGAAGGTTATTTTTTCTGCTCACGGAGTTCCTCCTTCTGTCAGAGAAGAGGCTGCGGCGCGGTCTTTGCTCACCATAGATGCCACTTGTTCTTTAGTGACCAAGGTGCATTCAGCTGTCAAACAGTATGCGTCCAAGGGTTACAAGATCGTTTTGGTAGGTCACAGAAATCATGTTGAGGTAATCGGAATTAAAGGGGAGGCTTCAGACAGTGTTTTTGTTGTCGAAACAGTTGATGATGTTAATAATTTGACCTTCTCCGATGCGGATTCTTTATTCTACATTACTCAAACTACTTTGAGTCTAGATGATGTTGCTTCTATCACAAAGAGATTAGTAGAAAGGTTTCCCAGCATAATCACGTTGCCAAGTTCTTCCGTTTGCTATGCTACGACAAACCGTCAGCAGGCTTTGCGGTCTGTTTTGCCTAGGGTTAGGTTTGCCATCATTATCGGAGATAGAACAAGTTCGAATTCTACCAGATTGTATGAGCTCGCGGTTAGACGAGGGGTTGCGGCAGCTTTCGTCAATGATCCTAAAGAAATATCTCTAGATATGGTGAGTCATGGAGGAGACATAGTGGTGACTTCTGGTGCATCCACTCCTGAAAAAATTGTCCAGGAATGTGTGAAGGAACTTTTAAAGTTAAATCCGGGATTCGAAATAGAAGAGGATGTATTTATTCAGGAGAACGTGAGTTTTGGACTTCCTAGAGAGCTGAGTAAGTTTTCTGTTGGAAGTTCTTTATAG